The genomic DNA TGGCTGGGCAGAGTCAGGGGCGAGGCGAGCACGCGATAGATGGCCTCGAAGCCGCGTCCTGCCATGGCGCGGCTGAGGAAATCGGCCTGGCAGTTGCCAAGAAAGTAGAGCATGGCGCGTGTCCCCTGGTTGGCGTTATCCTGTTTTTGACTGGAATCCATCGTCATATCGGCAGGTTTGGTCGAGGACATGAGGGGTGGCTGGCGGTGGTAGGGCTTTCGAACGGCCCGCGTAACATGTCACCAAAGCGTAACAGTGACCCCATTGTGCTGTAACAGAGCCGGGCTAGTCTCTGCCCATGCCAACCACGGATTTCCACTTTCATAAATCTTATTTTCTGAGGAGACCCTTCAATGCGTAAATTTGTCAAGCTGCTCGTCGCTGTCGCCGTCATCACCTTCGGTGCCGGCATGGCCCATGCCCGCGACCAGATCAAGGTCGTTGGCTCCAGCACTGTCTACCCGTTCTCCAGCTATGTGGCCGAGGAACTGGGCGCCACCTCCAAGTTCAAGTCCCCGGTTGTCGAGTCCACCGGTTCCGGCGGTGGTTTCAAGCTCTTCATTCAGGGTGCCGGCATGGACACCCCGGACATCACCAACGCCTCCCGCCGCATGAAGTCCTCCGAGTTCGAGGCTGCCACCGCCGCTGGTGTCACTGAGATCACCGAGGCCCTGATCGGCTACGACGGCATCGCCATCGCCCAGAACAAGGAGAATGGCGAGTTCTCCATCACCATGGACGAGCTGGCCCTGGCCACCATGGAAATGGTGCCTGTGAACGGCAAGCTCGAAAAGAACCCCTACACCACCTGGGACCAGATCAACCCGGCCCTGCCCAAGCGCAAGATCATCTTCTACGGCCCGCCGACCTCCTCGGGTACCCGTGACGCCTTTGCCGAGATGGTTCTCGGTCACTTCGGCAAGGCCAACGGTGCCCTGTACGACGCCATCGCCCCCAAGGGCAAGGGCGAGAACTACAGTGCCGTGCGCCAGGACGGCATCTACGTGCCTGCCGGCGAGAACGACAACCTGATTGTTCAGAAGCTGACCAAGGACAAGGACGCCTTCGGCATCTTCGGCTACTCCTTCCTGGGTGAGAACTCCGACCGCATCGTCGGCGCCAAGATCAATGGCGTGTTCCCCGAGCCGGAAACCATTGCCAGCGGCAAGTACCCCATCTCCCGCTCCCTGTTCTTCTACATCAAGAAGGCCCACCTCGATAAGGTTCCCGGCATGAAGGAATACGTCGAGCTGTTCATGAGCGACAAGATGATCGGCCCCAAGGGGTTGCTCAAGCGCATCGGACTGGTGCCCCTGGCCGACGACATGCGCGCCAAGGTCCAGAAGGACGTGCTCTCTCTCAAGAACCTGACCCTGGACGACCTCAAGAAATAATTGCATCCTGACCCGAAGGAGACCGGCCCGGCAGCGGTCCGGTCTCCTTCGACGTTGTCGTGGAATCGAAGACAGACAAAAGGCAGGGTGTTCCGGGCGGCGGAAGCCGCGTGTCCGGGCAGCCTGAGCAGGGGCCACCGTGGAAACAGGAACCATTTTTCTCTATCTCGTTTGCGGGCTGATCCCACTCGCAGTGGTCGCCTACTTTCTGGCGACCAGGCGAACGTTCTCGGTCAAGTTCGAGGGCGAAAAATTTCATTCGACACCCGGCAGTTATGGTTGGTACGCCACCATCTGCACCCTCTCGCCAGCTCTGCTGGCCTCGTTCGTCGCCGCCGTGCTTCAGTTGACGGGTGTGGTGGAAGTGCCAGGA from Pseudodesulfovibrio aespoeensis Aspo-2 includes the following:
- a CDS encoding PstS family phosphate ABC transporter substrate-binding protein — translated: MRKFVKLLVAVAVITFGAGMAHARDQIKVVGSSTVYPFSSYVAEELGATSKFKSPVVESTGSGGGFKLFIQGAGMDTPDITNASRRMKSSEFEAATAAGVTEITEALIGYDGIAIAQNKENGEFSITMDELALATMEMVPVNGKLEKNPYTTWDQINPALPKRKIIFYGPPTSSGTRDAFAEMVLGHFGKANGALYDAIAPKGKGENYSAVRQDGIYVPAGENDNLIVQKLTKDKDAFGIFGYSFLGENSDRIVGAKINGVFPEPETIASGKYPISRSLFFYIKKAHLDKVPGMKEYVELFMSDKMIGPKGLLKRIGLVPLADDMRAKVQKDVLSLKNLTLDDLKK